Genomic window (Nicotiana sylvestris chromosome 7, ASM39365v2, whole genome shotgun sequence):
CAAAATTTCAATTTGACCAAAATAAAATATGACACTCCTTAACTATTATGCCAATCCATCTTGAGAGTTAGACGTgtattgctatttttctttattgaaTCTACTACTCCAACTCTaaaaattcttcttcttcttattgggttgagtaaaagaaaaataaatctATTTCCATGTCTATGTATAATTATGTGCGTGTGCGCGTGcaattccatatatatatatacacatatattcATATATGATACATTTTGTGacaaaaatatttatatttactTTAATGCTAAAGAGAACTTATCATTAGGAATGACATGTGAAAAAATATATTGCATCGACATTTGAAagaaaataatgtaattattaaGTTTTTCTATCACTAATAATATCTATATCTTTATAAATGTATATCATAAAATTGATAATAATATACTAGCTATTCTAAGGAAGAAATACGATGAACGAAATATATACATAAATAATAGTTTCTTTCAATAATAACTCTTGATATGTATGGGACTGTAAAAAAAGGctacaatttcttaaaaacaagACAAAAACTTTAACATGTGAAATATTTACAACTACAATTAATGTTAAAATATCTAAAAATAAGGAGATGATCAAGATGAATTTTGATATACTAGAATAACTAATATTGTTCAAACATTACTTTGTTGCATTGAGTTTTATCCTCAATACAATAATAACAATATATGTGCAACAACACATATAATAAACCATAAATAAATAAGGCGGAATACCCTCAAATCACATTAAAGTTGGCATGGATTATTAGTTACACCGCTAAACTATTCGTGGTCTTAATTACCCTCCTGAACTTGACTATTTGACGGTCATTACCCCCTTGGACGTTGCTGTGGCGAAGAGTATGGATATATTCTCTCCTACACGCTTGAagtgaagaaaaattaaaaaaacagCTTTCAAGTGGGTTATTTTTTAACCGTTAATCGACACACAGTCATATGTAATAATTTATTTGTTAcaattatgtattttttttttgcttcatCTTTATATACAATGTGTACTTTACCCCAACTTTTAGtcttttttatttcttctatAGATATAATGTCTATTTTTTCCAACAGTGTATTTTTTTTGGGCAAAATTTATGAAAATTTAGGTTGGAACTCCATCATTATAGGAAAATAAAACTCTAACTAAAATAATAGAGTACTAATAGtgtatttcttgttatttttctTTAGATATAATGGTtatttatttgaactgtatatttTTATTGTCCAGTCAAATCAGTAAGTTTATTTTGCTACATGTCCATTATCTTTTACCACATCAAGAAGGTATAGACAAAATAAAAAACTTATAATATTGTGTATTTTTTCATATTTCTTATATAGATGCAATGACTGTTATGCAATGACTTATATAGATGCAATGACAGTTCATTGTGTACAACAACAAACTATTATAGTGACCGAAATAGCAACAAATACTACTAAAGTAATGTCTCCTTCTCCCCAAATTTAAAGTTTAGTTACTTATATCAATAGTCTAGATGATATCCAATCATTTTTACCTCGATAAACAGGTCACCACATGATGATTTACATTAATTATTCACATAAACTTATACTATATTTCTTTTgaagttttattttaatattattaatactATATATTTTACCATATTATTTTATTACAAAAGTTGACTTCGAGAAACTAGTCTTAATGAAAAGCCTCCGTCTGCATGTTCCGTCAAAATACAGATTTGAAAAGCAAAATGAATAAAAGAGGAAAGAAACTCCTGCCAAGAGCTTCACTATCACCCTAATTCCCCTTCCCCAGTCACAAGCTTTAAGAACCTTTCacgttaaaaaagaaaaaagaaaaaagaaaaaaagatttgCAATTACTCTGGCAAATACACAATTAGAAACTGGTTTTGCCGCTCTTATTCAACTTAATCAATACCTGTTTGCACATATAGTTTGAGATCAATCCTTCGATTCTTCATGTGATTTTTAAAGTATCAAATTAAATCATTTTCACTATGAAGAACTACATAAGAACAACTGAATGGTGATGATAAATAATTTTGATTGTATCATCAATTTTGGATGCGCTTAAGCACGTGAGTTTAGCGAAAGCATTATCAGTAGTTGCATTCTCAATACATATAATTAATTACTTAATTATCACTTGGCTGAAGGTAACGACATCATATAGTGGAATTTCACTTTCGTATCAAAGTGTTAGAGCTATAAGGGACCACTAAGTTGTGCCACGGAGCCAAAACAAGAACGAATCATAATATGGATTTACACATTAAAAGTTGAGTGCGAACTGAAAGTGACCTCCTCTTCCACTTTACAAAAAGAAGGGTTCAATCTACCCAAACCAAAGTCATTAATTTattcaaataattaagaaatataGTAATGCTAATAATTAATACTAAACCAAGGCTGTCCAATGAACACGTATCCCCTTAATGCAGTCTAGACTCTTCATTTACGTTAATCTTATCTTGTAATGATACCATCTGTCAACTAATTATCTCAACCAGATTCAATAGGTATATtagaaaatttaaaagaaaaaagaagatagtTTTTTTTCATCATGATTCTGAAAAGGGAGTAGAGACTATATGATTAGATTCTACAAGATATTTAGGGCTTTGCCGACTGTATGGTACGGATGAATGGGGTTGTTGGTGGGGGTACGTATGTCTACATGTATTGTACAAGAAATGTTCGGTTAGGGCCATAATTAAGTTGGCTAATAACAAATCAAGAGAGGACAACAGGACATATGCTTAGGCATGCACCATGTCGTGTGCCTGAGGTTATCCTAACGTGGACAGGGGCTAATTAAGCTAAACAATAAGCTGAAGACAAGGCATACACACACATTCTATAATTGATAAACTTTTTGTCTAACATCACTACTTGGAGGCCTAGGCTGATGCTGATCATTTATTCCTTTATATTTGTCCCATGTATAAATACGAATCATCTAAAACCATCTCCCTCCGTGTCTCTTCTTCTTTCTGATTTTGAATATGAACCACCAAACATTTTCCCCTTCTTGTGAATTGACATGCTACTGAAAACCCTTTTGAATTCTCTTTAAGTTCTTGGTTTcatagtaaaggaaagaaagTGGCATTTGGGTAAAGATGGTTAAGATAAGGAGCTACAATGGGCAAGTCGATAGATTTGGAGTAGAAGATCTTGAAAGAAGATGTGAAGTAGGACCAGCTGAGAATGTGTTTCTTTACACGGATACCATGGGTGACCCCATTTGTAGAATCCGTAATAGTCCCGTGTACAACATGCTGGTACCACTATATTCTCAtcttttttaatttctttccccTTATTCAGCTTCATCATTCCATTATTCTTGTTATAATTGACGTCTTATCAAAGAcaaatttttgtttattttttttcccTAGGTGGCCGAGTTGAATAATGAAATCGTTGGTGTTATTCAAGGCACTATAAAGGTGGTAACCCTCCACAAACCACCAAAAAATGCAGCAAAAGTAGGATATATGTTGGGACTGAGGGTTTCTCCGCTTCATCGTAGAAAAAGGATTGGTTCGAAACTAGTACGCCATATGGAAGAATGGTTCATCTCCCATCAGGTTGATTACGCTTACATGGCAACTGAGAAAGACAATGAAGCCTCTGTCAAACTTTTCGTCAACAAGTTTGGCTATGTCAAATTCAGAAATCCAACCATTCTCATCCACCCGGCAGCTAGTAACCCGAGATCATTCCGTTCACCGCCAGGTACTATTACGTACAAGCATCAAGCTATTCAGTGGTGGATGTAAAAGTAAACAAAAATAAAGTTAAATATACATCTCAAAACTATACATTGTATTTTCAGGTATAGAGATAATGAAACTCAAGGTGGAACAAGCTGAATTCTTGTATCGAAAAGTGATGAGTTCAATGGATTTCTTCTCGCACGATATAGACAATATTCTTACAAATAAGCTGAGCTTAGGAACGTGGGCGGCCTATTGGCGAGGTGAGCCATCTGCTGGGGAATTTGGAAGAGATGGAAAGGTTCCAAATAGTTGGGCCATGATGAGTGTTTGGGATAGTGGGGAAATATTCAAGCTGAGGGTAGGGCAAGCAACATTAAATTGTTTCCTCTATGCAAAAATGTCAAGACTAATGAGAAAGGGATTCTCATGCTTCAAAGCTCCTTCAATGCCGGAATTCTTTGAACCTTTTGGTCTTTTCTTCATATATGGAATTTTCAGGGAGGGACCATCATCAAGGAAGTTGGTACGAACACTTTGTAAATTTGTGCACAACTTGGCCACGGCGTCTAAGGATAATTACAGCAGCAGCTGCAATAAGGTGGTTGTCACAGAGATTGGATGTTGTGACAAGCTAAAACTAGACATCCCACATTGGAAGTTACTATCATGTCCGGAGGATTTGTGGTGCATAAAAGCCTTAAACAATAATGAAGATATAGAAGCCTTCCTTGAATTTACAAAAACCCCACAAAATAGAGGCCTTTTTGTAGACCCCAGAGAGGTATGATATATGAACAAAAACCAACCACCCAAAAATATTGTACTATCAATTAATTTTCCTGACTTTGCATGCCCTGATTTTAGcaataagcaaaaaaaaaaaaaaaaaaataaattatcagGCCATAAACTAGCCTATTTATTGTCACAACAAATACCAATATGTATCTTACCTCTCCTGGTGAGGTGGGGGACTCTCACAGAGTATTTCCTAAATTGGGTGCCTCCATCGGTATCTTTGTTCTTATCTAACCCATGTTTCCATTCCACGTCTCTGAGTAGGACTAATCATGCATTCTACCAGCTACATGTTTTTCTTTGTCTGTTTTCCTCATGTACATAGGTTTCGTCCCATTCAACCCATCTATTAAACCATTTTCCTTTCTGCATGCATTATAATATGATGTAAATAAGTATAACAATTTTTCTCTTCTTTAGGGGGAAATAAATTAAACAGATATTTGGAGGGTGACATAATTATACTTTGTTGAGAAATATTTACATTACAGGATCTATATTTTTATCTCAGTGGTCTGAGTTTTATACTAACAGCTGGAGTTTCTTTGCActtcttcttattcttccttTTATCTCCCCGCTTTTCTCTGCGAATAGTAAACACAACGATCTGAATAATAATCACTGTATGATAAGAGATAAATAGTATATAGAGATAGAAATAGTAGAAGGTGATTCGAAGGTACTGCAAATCGATCATAAAACTCTACCTTAAGTCTCCAAATAAAGCCCAATATCATGACCCAAATTTAACTAAGTCATGATAGAACCTAACCTAACCCGCTGGGTGAATCAATCAACACCAACACAAGTCAGATCGAAGAAAATCTTTTAGTAAATGATAAAGTAAAAATGCGGAATTAAATAAAAACTGCTCCAAGAATTATTGTCATAAAACATGAGCAAGTAAGAGTAGATTCATAATCCTGATACAAAAAAAAATACACCATATGCTTGAGTATATATAAACAGAAATATATATGAAGTGACTTCTATCTCGATTAATCATATCTCATGCATGTATGCGCAACgatctgaccggtcgttttgagcttttgaatTTTGTTATGTACTTTTAAGGTTGTGAATAGCTTCATATGATGCATTATGAGTTGTGTGTATGGTTGGTTTTAACTTTTGAGAGGTTCTTGAAAGATTTAGAAGAGTAATTCtcaatttggaagctttaagttggaagagttgaccaaggttcaACAATAAATGACCTCAAATTGGTGATTTCATGATTCCAATAAGGTTGCATGGCTAATTTGGACTTGGGCCTTTGTTCGGATTTGAATATGGATGTTTCTAGATTGTTTTAGCTCTATTTGTCGAAAGCTAGCAATTTCAAAAAATTGGAGAGTTCATAGGTTTGACTGAAAATTGAGTTCGGTGTTATCTGACCTTTACTATGGTTTTTGATACCTTTGTTAGGTTCATTTAGTTGATTGGAACTAACTTTCATAGTTTTGTTGTGGTCCAGAGTGTCTAAATCTGATTCGGACAAGTTCGGCGAAATTGAAATGTTTGAAAGTTAAAAGAATATTTTCGATCTATAATTCTTGGTTTTGAAGTTATTTGTAGTACTTTGAGACTTTGCATAAGTTTGAATAATGTATTTACATTGTTGGTATAATTGGACGCGAGGCTCTTGTGTGATTCTCGGTTGTTTCAGACAATTTTGGTCGAGTTTGGAGTTGATGATGTGCTGGTGTGTTGCACTGGGTCGCCATCGCGGAGCAAGGCTCACGATTGAGGAGAAGGATTTTGGCCGCTTGGAATTGGTGTATCGTGTTCGCAGGAACGAGCTCACGTTCGTGGAGTATTGGGGGTGCTGGCTATCGCTTTCGCTTATGtggcttcgcgttcacgaagtgTTGGAGGAGGTCGAGCTGCAGACTTTCGCATTCGTGTTCGatccctcgcgttcgcggagTAGTGAGGCCATTTGGCCATCACGTTTGCATGTTCTAGGTCGCATTTGCGGTGAAGGTTCTGGAGGCAGCGCTGGATTGCTCATCGCGATCACATGGGTTTGACCGTGGTCGTGTAGAGTATTTGATGTCACTGATTTGAGCTgtcaaattttgggattttgaggggttttcactatTTTGAGTTTTGGAGCTCGGAAGAGACgattttggggatggattttaCCCATATCTTGAGGGTAAGTTGTCACGCCCTGACCTTGGGGAGCACGATCGACACTTGATAGGGTTACCTCGGCCAAGAAAGCCTACACAATGTCGTCTACCCAACTCACCCATGAATAAAGAGGAAAAtacatttcattaattagataGTAAGAGGTCATATGAATAACACCAGTCCATTTTCCTTAGTTACATCCTTAACAAGTCTCCAAAATAGTACATTATATGTTCGTAGTTAAAGTGGAGCAGATGGTACAATTACAAAAAGTTTAGTTTAACCTTCCCAAAAAGGATATAACCTACACTATGTCTACAAAGCCGCTAATAGAACCAAAAGAGTGCTAAGACAGTGCCGGCAATAAGGCCTCGACTATACCTCAAAGGTCTATGTACAAAGGACAAGAGATAAAGGACCCCGAAGTGAAGTGGGGCTTACCAAGTCAGCTGAAGATAGAGTATGCTACTATCACGGGTCAACACCACCTGCTATGGAATCACCTGTATCCATTTAAAGATGCAACGCCCCCAACAAAAGGAACGTTAGTACATatagaatagtactagtatgtatgaaTAAACACCCTCTCAATAGAACGAGTAACAACAAATGGAGAAGGAAACATAAAATCAATAAGAGACTCAAATAGTATCAGGGTGTCAAGTTAAGGCAAGGTAAATATCAAATTAAGTTTCAATTTTTTAAGTTGGGAGATCCTTAACACCAATACATCGCCGTGTTTTTAGCACGGAGTTCGATCTCAggccgatcggctaagccgtctcaccTCGAGACATCCactcacaataccaccatgtgcgcGGCATGGCGTCCCATCTCGGCCCGATCGTCTAAGTCGTTTCACCATAATATCATCCCATATAAGGGGAAACAACCTCATCATATTAACATGGAGATTTACTCATCAATCACTCCTACGCCGGCATGTGTAGTTTCAGGATTAGGTTATTTTAACCTACCATTCCTCAGTGACTTGAACGATACTCCCAAAGCATttattgtttaaaggaatttacCATACATTTCACGTTCTTTTACATATCATTCATTTCATTGGCACCAATGGCCATGACATAATATCATTCTTGGCATATTGGCCGCACATCATATTTCATGCTCTCTTCTTTCACTTTCAAATATCATCATGGATAATAAACAACAAGGTTTTCAAATTAAGACTTTAAACACACATTTGAGCAATTTAGCGTCTTAGGAACATGTGATTTCTTACACAATTTGACATGATAGCTTTCATTAGAATACATATTGAATCACGATAGCTCTCAAACAGTAACTCAACATTACAATAACCTTTGAAATACACATTGAACGCATATTCATTTTGACACAAGGCTTATTTggaaaaaattaatttatgaagAGCAATACGGGACTTACAAGGACACTATGGGGTTCAATTCTAGGAGATGAGTTTGGCCAACATACCTCGCTTTGTGCTCTCCTTAATTTACTACACAGTTCTAGAATCTTAACAACTTTGATCTATTTAGAGATTTagcaaaattgaacacaaattaggaaagAATTCATGGTTCCagctcatttgagaattttatcaaaCATTAGGTTGTCATTATGACTTCAAGGTCCTCCTATGATGGATTCCTCTACTTCACTAACCAAAATCTACCCAATTGAGCACACAATATTCCCACAATCCTAGGTAGTACATGCATGCAGAACAAACAACTCCCACACCCAAGAATGGCTTGGCTTATTACCTATTTTTAGTTAAATCTCGAAGTTGAAGGCTAGGGAGTAGAATCTTACCTTTGGGTTGAAGACCTTGTGAGTTACCCTAGAGAAATCTTCAATGTTTGAGCAAAGATTGATGAATAAATGACTTAGACATTTCGTTTCTCACTCTAGACCACCTTCCCCTCTCTAAAATATAAGTTTCATCCTTCTAAATGATCcctaagtttgttttattagAATGGGGTCGAGTTTATAAAACTAGAAAAATGAAGCCTCGTTGCAGATTTGCGGTAGCATATGCTGCCACATAACTCTTATGCGGTCTGGAAAATGGACCGCATAATAGGCTTCTGGAATAGGGCATTTCTGCTTCACTTTGTGACCGGTCTGTGGTCGCATACTGTGCCGTAGGACATCCGTCTAGAAATATTTATGTTGGAACCACAATGAATTGTGCGGCCCACAAAATAATTATGTGGCCGGATATTGGTCCTAAATTTTAGCTTAGGTTTCTGCTTCACTGTGCGGCAGGTCTACGGTATGCAAATTAGTTCTGTGACTGCAGAATGGACCGCAGAAATGCCCtacacttttaaaaaaaaattcatctcACAAACCACTGTTTAACCTAAAAAGTCCACACATCTCTACAATCATTAATACATAAGTCCACCTCGGCACCACAAAATCCCGAGTTTTGGTaaaattttacggggccttacataagtaatttttattttattttgattatgTATCATGAATCCCCACGGATTTCTACACCTAAAACATGaaattttaaaggaaaatttGTGGTTTTTGTCTATACTTTAAGAGAGTGTATTTtgggaatttgaatttttatttggaCTCGGTTTTGGAAACTAGTTATATATTTGCACTCGGTAGGTTATGAGACATCAGATTTTTGTATTAGTTTCGAATTTCAGGCAAGCGAGCCTAGGTTGACTTCTATTGAGTTTCGGGAATTCTTTAAAGATCGAAGATTTATGGTTTGAGATTGCTTCCTATAACATTGTTTGACTTCTTGGATGATGTTTTTCTTGCATGTCATGATTGGAGGACCAGATCGATGTTTTTGACGCGATCTTAATGTAAAGACTAGCCAGGATGAGGTAAGTATCTTTTCTAGGCTGGACTAAGGGTATTTCCCCATATGCTATGATTCTTGTTATATGTTGGGGGCTGATGCATATGCAAAGTGACGAGCATATAAGCTTGCATCACAGTTTTTCATGATTCGAGTAGACCTTAGGCTATTATATGCCTTATTTTGCTATCATGCCTCCTTGATACCATGTTTTATTTGTATGTATTATTACATGAGCTATTATttatgctagaaatcatgtttatgtTATAATCTTATCTTTTTGAAATATAATAGGGGTATTTTTCCATGTTGAGCATTTTGCTCTAGTCATAGTCATATTTGTCTGTCATGATATTATTTCTGCATGTTATATCTCTGTCTCTGTGCACTCTTTATATGTTATCTCACATGATGTTAGTGTCCTTGCTTATAACAGGGGTTTTAGCTGAATTGTGGCACATTTATATATTCTgtataatattttaattataaTAATGTGAGATGCTGGCATATTGAGGCCTGAGgagattgatgatttattttaaGCCATAGAGCCATATTGAGCGGATTGATGACTATTGTTGGGCTATAAAGCCATTTTCATATTGATAGTTAGGTGACACTTGTGTCAAGGCCCCATATTGGGCTGAGAGATATTGATCATTGAATTTGATTCGATCAACGCTCGAgctaggttctgcccctccaaAGTTAGGTGATAACTGATGTTACTTTGGGCCTTTTGAGGCAGACACACGAGATGTGCTTGGTGAGGGACTTATATGAGGTACCCATATAATGCTGAGTTTGTGTTTGTGATGATCTAGGGGTATTGTGTTAGGCATCATGAGAGTGTTGAGAACATGATTTGGGGGGGGGGTACATGTACTAGACACAATGAGCGTGTTAAGATTGTGTATACTTGATGATTAAACTCTGAAGCTGTTGATTTTGGTTTGTATATTTGACATGCATGCATAGAGTTGTATTTCCTTATGCTAATTGGTATTTGATGTCTCTACTGATGCTTATATCTTGAAATTCATAGTTTACCTTGATAAATCCCGGTCTACATGATTTTTGTGAAAAAGTGAACGTCTTGACTGATATACCTAAAAACCATGTTTGTTTCTCCTCTTATTGTGTTAGACTTGAGTCTGTTAATATTTGAGTTGCTCTTCTCTTATACGCATTATTCTGCAGCTATTGTTGTTGTTAGCTACTGAAAGTGAGCATCAGACATTATCAACCTCGCCACTGCTTTCTCGGAGGTTTGGTTTGCTACTTACAAAGTACATAGTTTtaattgtactcatactacaccctgcacttcatGTGCATATCCAGTTATTGATAATAGTGTTGGTTTCTAGTGATCTATTTATTCGGATTTTCTTGGAGATTTCGAGGTAGCACTATTGTTCCATTTGCTTGCCTTGAAGTTCCCTCCTTTATATTATGTCATTATTGTTTAGACTTTCAGAAATTATTGTATTTAGTAATTTATAGAGCGCATGAACTCGGTCACATGAGATTTTGGATGGTTTAAGTTGTATTGTCATTATGATTTCAGTTATTTATGCTATTCCGCTGTGTATGGCTATTTCTTGttgttgtttaagtttaattttgcATATCTTttattggcttgcctagaaagcagtgttaggtgccatcacggctcCGGTGGGATTTTAGGTCGTGCGAAGGTTGTACTAGAGAACTAGGTtcatataggtctcacgagtcatgaacaatCGAAGTAGATTCTTTTGATtcagtagagagatatttgtactcatctttgagaggctataggcTTTAAGAACTTTCTCTTTCTTGATTCCTTATTGTGCGACTTTATCTCGTCTTGAAGCCTATATCTTCAGTTCTTTTCTATTCATTCATATGCAATGTTAAGTACTCCATATCACTTGGGCACAAGCGAGTTGCAATGACGATACAAATGTGGTGCTGGATGTTTCTCATAGTGTTATGAGGGAAGACTATGTAAAGACCGTAAAATTCTTAATCAAAACTTGAGATTTCGTGGTGCCGAGTTGGATCCCTGCATTATTATTGTAGAAGTAAGCTTGCCGCGGTTCGGACCTTTTGGATTGAGCAGCACCCTACAGACTTAGAGGAAAATGTTTCTCAAAAGAACGCATTTCTACGGCTCATTATGCGGCTGCATTATCACTCTGTGGGCCGCATAATCACTCTGCAGACTGCATAATGGCCGCAAAGTGAAATAGAAAGTTGGCCAATTTTGATGCCAGTTATGTGGCCCAATTGTGCCATCGCATAATCGCTATGTTGGCCGTATGTTGGTCGCATATCTGCCTTGAATTTTTGTGAAGGAAAGTTCTGCaatgcattatgcgaccgcagaacagatatgcggaccgcatacatATTGCATACTCAGTTAGAAAACTTAAATTCATGAGGCTCCTTCTGCGGTCACTTTGCAGAGCGCATAACCATTATGCGGTTGCATATGCGATCGCAAACCTGTGTCGGGGCACCAATttttcttaatttaaaattcGACCCCCATTTCGTTAAAATACCCCCTTAGGCTattttcagcatttttctctgatAATTAGAGTATGAGAGGAGGATCAAAGAGAGGGGAAGGGGTCTCCATCAATTGTTCATCAAATCCTAGCCTAAACATCTTGAAGAATAACAAACAAGGCACCTGGGTCTCCCTTCCAAGAAGAAAGCTTCATCACCCAAACTCTCAATTCCAAATTGTAGCTAAAATGGACTATTAGTGAGGTAATGCATTTGGATTAGGGTGGTTACCTTGCATGCATGTGATCCTAAGGTATGTGGGGGAGTGCTAAAACAAATATAGGAAAGAATGGGGAATGGGTTGTGGGGAATCTTCCACTAAAAAGGGGCCATGAGACCCTGACAAACACATAATGTTGATATATTGCTTAAGTGAGCTAGGGCTATGATCAATTTTCTAATAATAAGTTCAATTATGCTACATTGTTAAATAGATTGAAGGTGCTAAAGGTTTCGGAACTTGTCGTAGGAATTATGGAAAAGACTCACGTAAGGTTTGTATGGCTAACCCTCCTCTTCTTAATGTTGAAATCTTGGTGTCTGAATAATTGGCGTGAGCTCCGAGTTGATCATACTAGATGGATTTCCTTGAAAGATTTTTGTTCCATAATTGTTCTaagtgtttaccctaaaattaTGCTATTTGAAAATGTGATTATGTTCTCCaagcttttctttttctttccttatgtGCGCATGCCTTATATTGAGACATGGATGATGAAGTTATTTGAACAAATAATAAAGGGAAAGACTTGAATTATAAAATGTGTCCAAGTGACAAGAACTACTTGATAAATGGGGCTGTTTGTGCCATGTAATGGAAGATGGAAACAAaagtgaattaaataaataattgcaAAATGTTATGTCCCAAGTGAGAT
Coding sequences:
- the LOC104225450 gene encoding probable N-acetyltransferase HLS1; protein product: MVKIRSYNGQVDRFGVEDLERRCEVGPAENVFLYTDTMGDPICRIRNSPVYNMLVAELNNEIVGVIQGTIKVVTLHKPPKNAAKVGYMLGLRVSPLHRRKRIGSKLVRHMEEWFISHQVDYAYMATEKDNEASVKLFVNKFGYVKFRNPTILIHPAASNPRSFRSPPGIEIMKLKVEQAEFLYRKVMSSMDFFSHDIDNILTNKLSLGTWAAYWRGEPSAGEFGRDGKVPNSWAMMSVWDSGEIFKLRVGQATLNCFLYAKMSRLMRKGFSCFKAPSMPEFFEPFGLFFIYGIFREGPSSRKLVRTLCKFVHNLATASKDNYSSSCNKVVVTEIGCCDKLKLDIPHWKLLSCPEDLWCIKALNNNEDIEAFLEFTKTPQNRGLFVDPREV